TACCCAACAGGTAATTGGCTGGAGTTAGTATAGTATGGGGAATCTTCAGTCCCACATTGAAGGATATTAGAAAATCTTTTTTTATCTTCTTTGGCAAATCGGTATGCAGTGCCTTCAGCGGGTGTTGCTTCTAAATTATATAACTGGCCGGTTTCTGCTTGAAATTCAATTATCTTCGCTTTAATGTGGTTGAGTAATTCTAGAGCAAATAATTGTCCTTGGCAGGTAGTAATATTCTCTTTGTCATCACTAAAATTTCGAATCATCTCATTGATGCCATTAACACCAATAGTTGAAAAGTGATTACGCAAAGTGCCTAGATAACGCTTAGTGTAGGGGTATAACCCTTCATCCATTAATTGTTGAACAACTTTACGTTTAATTTCTAAACTGTCTTTTGCTATATTTAATAAATAATCTAGCTGTTGAAATAAAGCCTGTTTATTGCCTTTGTGTAGATAACCTAAACGGGCACAATTAAGGGTAACAACACCTAGAGAACCAGTTTGTTCGGCGGAGCCAAATAGTCCGTTGCCTCGTTTTAATAGTTCACGTACGTCCAATTGTAGCCGGCAACACATTGAGCGTACCATATGAGGTTGTAGGTCTGAATTTAAAAAATTTTGAAAATAAGGCAGCCCATACCGAGCCGTCATTGCAAACAACCGATCGATATTCTCTGATTCCCAATCAAAGTCAGGCGTAATATTGTAGGTTGGAATAGGAAAAGTAAAAACACGTCCTTTAGCGTCACCTTCAGTCATTACTTCAATAAATGCCTGATTGATCATGTCCATTTCTTTTGTGAGTTCGCCGTATTTAAAAGGTTGTTCTTCACCTGCAATAACAGGGATTTGTTTTTGTAAGTCTACGGGGCAGGTCCAATCAAATGTTAGGTTTGTGAAAGGTGTCTGAGTACCCCAGCGGGAAGGAATATTCAGGTTATAAATAAACTCTTGGATTAATTGTTTTACTTGTTGATAGCTGATTTGATCTTTGCGAATGTATGGCGCGAGATAGGTATCAAATGAACTAAATGCCTGAGCACCAGCCCACTCATTTTGTAAGGTGCCTAAAAAGTTAACAATTTGCCCCAACGCTGCTGATAAGTGCTTTGGTGGAGCTGACTCGACCTTTCCAGTAACACCATTAAACCCTTCATACAGCAGTTGACGTAATGACCAACCAGCACAATAACCCCCCAGCATATCCAAGTCATGAATATGGAAGTCAGCATTAACGTGGGCATTTCTTACTGCTTCTGGGTAAAGGGTGTATAGCCAGTAATGGGCTGTCATTTTACCTGAGGTGTTTAAAATCAGCCCCCCTAGAGAATACCCTTGGTTGGCATTGGCTTTAATCCGCCAGTCTTGCTTGGTCAGATATTCCTGATAAGTGTTATGTATATCCAAGAGCGGCGGGGATTCGACAGTATTTGTACGCAACATGATGGTTTCTAACTACTAAACAATGAGTGATGTATACTATATATAGTATATTTGATTTTCATATAATACTATTTATTGTGTTTGATCTGGATCAATACTACCTAGGTTGAGATCCTGGGTTGGCCGATGGTATGTAAAATGAGTAACGATTGAGCAATATAAAAGAGTTAAAGGAAGGATATAAAATAGAACAGCCTTTTTTAGTAGATTAGTACTTACTACAATTGGTTATGATGAGGGTATCTGTTATTGGTATGGGAAGTAAGCCATGACATATCCTATTGGATGTAACCCAGATACACATGATGTAGGTAGTAGAGCTGATAATTTTTCCACAGAACATGCTGCCCCGCTAGCTCGGCAAGGAAATGTTGTTAGATTGAGTGAGTCTGCGGCTGCACGACAACTATTTAATCATCAGCAACTTGATTATCAGCTACAAACGATGGCTAAGCCGGTTACTAGCAGTGAGCTGATTGCTTCTAGCAGTGTTGCACAACAGCTCGTGAATAAGAGTCTAGAGGGTAATAGCCTAGAAGATAATGGTGCAGTTATTGATAATGAGGAGCGGCAGTTAATCAAACGCTACCTGGAAAATGTGCTCAATAGCTATGTATTATGTTATGGCAAATGGGAAATCAAGGCTAAGTTAAGGCGGTTACCTAAAGATCCAGTGGGCTATTTTTCTAAAACGGGTAATGAGCTGCGGCCTGTTAATGGTAAATGGGCATCACCTAAACATTTGGCGGTTTTCAACAAGATAAAAGAACAAATGCCTACTGCTGGTGCCCTAGAGATTGAAGATGGCAGAATTTGTATAAAAGAGCCTTTTCCTAAAACTGCTCAGGGTTTGGCCAATTATCTAAATATATTAGTAGGTAATGGAGCTATTACGGAAGAAAAGGCCCACAACTCAAATAAGTCGACTCTGATTCGAAGCTTGTTAGCGCCGACTGATCAAAAGATAGCTGATATATTGACTAAATATGTTGAGGTGATAGGCTCTGAAAAAAACCGCACAACTAAAGCATATCGAGTATTATTTAAGCCTCACGATAATCCTTTTGAGCCTACAAACGAAATAAAACAATATCGGGGTAAATTTAGGATTAGAGCAAACACAGCACGAGCGGTGGAAGTGGTTGAGCATGAAAAAAAGCTACTTGGTCAATTGCTGGAACGCTTGGAAGCTTGCCAAAAACAAGTCGCTGCTATTAGTCGAGGTGGTTTGTTTGAGCAGGCAATACAACAAATTGCTACTAAGGCGGATAACCATTTTAGCAACCATGTTATTGATTATAAGACTCGAAAATTCGATAACTTAAAGGTGGATCTTAGTGCCTGTCAGGAATTATTGAAGCAACCGCACACCCATTTGGCGACTAAAGATGGTATAGAACAGCTACGGGAACAACTAAAACACTATCAACGCTATGTAATTCGGTTAGAGCAGTTTGTTGCTGCTGTTGATGACTTAACACCTAAATTATCTGGCTATAAGGCAGTTTCTGATGTAGGTAAAGCCATTCAATTAGTTGAGCGGTTGGAAAACCATCAAGTGAGCTGGCATGACTATATGCCTGCAGATATTAGTCAGTCTGGGAAGGTAAAACTATTTTTCCAGAAAGTCAGGGCAAGATGGTGGGCCTTTGTTGCACGTTCTTCCGACTGGCAACAAACCATTCACT
The DNA window shown above is from Spartinivicinus poritis and carries:
- a CDS encoding ribonucleoside triphosphate reductase — its product is MLRTNTVESPPLLDIHNTYQEYLTKQDWRIKANANQGYSLGGLILNTSGKMTAHYWLYTLYPEAVRNAHVNADFHIHDLDMLGGYCAGWSLRQLLYEGFNGVTGKVESAPPKHLSAALGQIVNFLGTLQNEWAGAQAFSSFDTYLAPYIRKDQISYQQVKQLIQEFIYNLNIPSRWGTQTPFTNLTFDWTCPVDLQKQIPVIAGEEQPFKYGELTKEMDMINQAFIEVMTEGDAKGRVFTFPIPTYNITPDFDWESENIDRLFAMTARYGLPYFQNFLNSDLQPHMVRSMCCRLQLDVRELLKRGNGLFGSAEQTGSLGVVTLNCARLGYLHKGNKQALFQQLDYLLNIAKDSLEIKRKVVQQLMDEGLYPYTKRYLGTLRNHFSTIGVNGINEMIRNFSDDKENITTCQGQLFALELLNHIKAKIIEFQAETGQLYNLEATPAEGTAYRFAKEDKKRFSNILQCGTEDSPYYTNSSQLPVGYTDDPFLALELQEKLQRSYTGGTVLHLYMAEPISSSVSCRKLVKAALSNFKVPYITITPTFSICPVHGYLAGEHEFCPKCDEEILANEVK